A window of Zingiber officinale cultivar Zhangliang chromosome 5A, Zo_v1.1, whole genome shotgun sequence contains these coding sequences:
- the LOC121982266 gene encoding probable mannitol dehydrogenase — MENGNNAAASPEEVRRSPAFGWAARDTSGVLSPFTFSRRKNGENDVTIKILYCGICHSDLHSVKNEWQNSVYPIVPGHEIVGVVTEVGGKVDRFKVGDHAGVGCMVNSCRSCHECTGHQENYCPGMILTYNSTDADGTVTYGGYSDSVVVEEHFAVRFPAGMPLDSGAPLLCAGITVYSPMKRFGFDVPGKHIGVVGLGGLGHVAVKFGKAFGAKVTVISTSPSKRQEAVERLGADAFLVSKDPDEMKAAWGTMDGIINTVSAAHEVTPLLSLLKTFGQMVMVGAPEKPLEIYAFPLLLGGKSIVGSAIGGMKETQEMIDFAAERNVTADIELISMDYVNKAMERVAKADVRYRFVIDIGNTLSAA; from the exons ATGGAGAACGGGAACAACGCCGCCGCATCGCCGGAGGAGGTCCGCCGCAGCCCTGCTTTCGGATGGGCCGCCAGAGACACCTCAGGCGTCCTCTCGCCTTTCACATTCTCCCGGAG GAAAAATGGGGAGAACGATGTGACCATCAAGATCTTGTACTGCGGCATCTGCCACTCCGACCTCCACTCCGTCAAGAACGAGTGGCAAAACTCCGTCTACCCGATCGTGCCTGG TCACGAGATCGTCGGCGTTGTCACCGAGGTGGGCGGCAAGGTGGACAGGTTCAAGGTGGGCGACCACGCCGGGGTGGGCTGCATGGTCAACTCCTGCCGCAGCTGCCACGAGTGCACGGGGCACCAGGAGAACTACTGCCCCGGCATGATCTTGACCTACAACTCCACCGACGCCGACGGCACCGTCACCTACGGCGGCTACTCCGACTCCGTCGTGGTGGAGGAGCACTTCGCGGTGCGGTTCCCGGCGGGCATGCCGCTCGACAGCGGCGCGCCGCTGCTCTGCGCCGGCATCACGGTCTACAGTCCAATGAAGCGCTTCGGGTTCGACGTCCCCGGGAAGCACATCGGAGTGGTGGGCCTCGGCGGGCTCGGCCACGTCGCCGTCAAGTTCGGCAAGGCCTTCGGCGCGAAGGTGACGGTGATCAGCACGTCGCCGAGCAAAAGGCAGGAGGCCGTCGAGCGACTGGGCGCCGACGCTTTCCTGGTCAGCAAAGACCCCGATGAGATGAAGGCCGCTTGGGGAACCATGGACGGCATAATCAACACAGTCTCAGCAGCTCATGAAGTGACTCCATTGCTGTCTCTTCTCAAAACTTTTGGACAAATGGTCATGGTCGGTGCACCAGAGAAGCCATTAGAGATCTATGCTTTCCCCTTACTTCTAG GTGGGAAATCTATCGTAGGGAGTGCAATTGGTGGGATGAAGGAGACTCAGGAGATGATAGATTTTGCGGCAGAGCGCAATGTGACTGCGGATATCGAGCTTATCAGCATGGATTATGTGAACAAAGCTATGGAGAGGGTCGCAAAGGCTGATGTCCGCTATCGATTTGTTATCGATATCGGGAACACTTTGAGTGCTGCTTAA